In the genome of Vicinamibacterales bacterium, the window TGTCGTTCGCGGTGAGCCGTTCTCGCTGCGGGTCGAGGGACGCCCGGAACTGGCCGTGGCCTGGAAGAACTTGATTCTGCTCAGCCGCTACGCATCCATATGGACCGTCGTGCGGGTGCTGGTGCCGGTCCTGCTTCTCGGTGTCGTCCTCGGGACCGGCCGCTCGGCCGGTGTGCTCGCGCCGGTCGCGCTGGCCTTGCTTGGGTTCGCCGCGATCCTCGGCCCCGACATCGTTCGCAACGACCTCCGGGACGACCTGCCGCGACTCGCCGTGCTGAAGACCTGGCCGATGTCCGCCACGAGTCTCCTCGTGGGCGAGTTGCTGGCACCAACGCTCGTGCTGACCGTCACCATCTGGTTTCTGGATGCGCTGGCGCTCACGCTCTCGTCCGGACTCCGCGCGGGACCGCACGCGCTCATCGATCGGGTCTTCCTGGCCCTGGCTGTGGCCATCGTCGCACCGATGTTGGCGGTCGGGAGACTCGTGATCCAGAACGCGGCGGTGATTCTGTTCCCGGGCTGGATCCCGACCGGTGGAGCACGGCCACGCGGCATCGAGGCGATGGGACAGAACATGCTGACGTTCGCCGGGACGTTCGTGGTCCTGGTGCTCGGGGTACTACCGCCCGTACTGGTGTCCGGCGGGCTCGGCTTCGTGCTGTGGATGTGGCTCGGGTGGGCGGCGCTGCTGCCGTCAGCGGCCCTGTTCGCCGGCGTGCTCCTGGGCGAGGCCGCGTTCGCGGTGGCGGTGCTCGGCCGCTTGCTGGGCCGGACCGAGCCCAGCCAGGTCGAGGTCGAAGAGTAGCGGGCCGTCTCTCGAGTCTACCGGCCCCCAATCACCATGAAGCCGGCCCAGTGGTACGGATGGCGCGTTGCCGGTTGCGCGAGCGTTGATTTCATCGCGCGCTGCAGCGAGAACGCCACCTCGGGTGGCGCGGGCCTGGCCGTTCGGGACGGTGTGAGGAACGACCGGTAGAAGGCCGCGATCACGGGAAACCCGGTGGCCGGCGGCAGCCAGCGGTTGATGGCTACTTGCGGCGTCCCCGCGACGAACAGCGACCAGAACAGGGTTGTCAGAGCATCGCCGCCTCCGTTCGGGCCCAATCCCGCCTCGACCCTGGTCAGCACCGCCACCGTTGCCGGCAGTTCGCAGTCCATGAACGACGCGATCTCGGTGAGACCGTCGGCGCCATCCGTATCGCCGTCGGGGGCCATCGCCAGCAACGAGTAGAGCGGAGCGGCCTCGCTCAAAAATCCTGGGACCGCGACATGGAGGACGGACCCGGTCGCCACGCCCCGCGCCACCTGGGACCATCGCGCGTCGCCGCGGAAGAACATCTTGCGCCGGACCTGGGCGAAGAGCAGCGAGGCTCGACGTACCTCTCGCTCGGCGCTCGCGGGCGACTTGGAAGCCGCGGTTGGCCTCAGCAAGGCGAGGCGGCTCGTGGCGGCTGGGCCGAGCAGCGGGTCAGCGAACGCGACGAGCGATGTGGGAGCGCGTGGATCGGGCGTGGAACCGGCGACCGTCACGAGCGACGTCAGCGAGGGTGCGTAGGAGATTGCGGCGCCTTCGATGAGATAGTGGCCCGAGGGCGTGACGAGCGCCTCGAAGGGGAGCAGCCAGAGGAACGCGTCGGGGATGATGATGATCCGCTTGCGGCCCTCGATCGCGGCCTGGACCGGTGCGAGCAGGAGCGAGTGCAGGTCCTGAGAGAGCGCGTCAACGCCGTCACCCTGGTTTGCGATCGCGTCGCGGAACTTGCGCACTTGCTGCGCCAGTTGATCCGCTCTCACTTCGATCGTGGCCACCTGCAGCAGGCTGGGCGGCGCGGAGGCCGTCGCCCGACCCACGGCGAACACCCAGGTCCGCGCGTCACTGACGGCGAAGGCCAGGATGACGGTCGAGGGCAGACGGAGCAGCGGAGCGACTCCCGACACACCAATCGCGTCGTTCTGTGCGCGCTGCCCGCGGAGCGCCCGATGTGAATCGTAGAGAGTCTGCCGCAGCTTCTCGCGCTCGCGCTCGAGTGTGGAGAGCTGGCCGGCAAGCGTTCGCACGCGGTCGGTGTCGGGGTGTGCGCGTCCGCGCTCGCGCCGTATCTTGACGCCGACCGTCCTGGCTTCGCGCATGAGCCGTCGTTCCTCGTCGCGCTCGGCGGGTGTCAGACCCTTGCTGACGACCATGCCGCCTTCGCCGAGTTGATCGGCGAGCGCTCGCTGCCGGCCCCGCTCGGCCCACACGAACGCCTCCTCCGTGCGACCCGATCCGACGAGCAGATCGACCAACGCCAGGTACGGCGCACGACGATTGTCGAAGAACGTCTCGGCAGCCGGGCCGAGCGGCACCTTCGCCAGCGCGGCCACCGATTCCTCGAGGGCAGCCAGCGCCTGATCGTTCCGGCCCGCTTTCTGGTGTGCCTTGCCAATGACCGTCTTGGCATACGCCACGGTGTCGAAGTGCTCGATGGACGTCGCAACCTCGGTCGCGCGGGTCGCCGCGGCCACCGCGTCTTCGGCGTGACCCTGTTGGAGCGACGCATTGGCGCGCAGCGCCAGCGCCGTGGCGATGGCCGATTGTTCCTTGCTGGCTTCCGAGATGGTGAGACTCCGCTCGTTGGCAGCAATCGCCTCGTCGTACCGGCCCCGCGAGGCGTGGAGGACGCCGATGTGGATCAGCGTCCACATGACGCCGGGGTCGTCCTTCAGTCTCTCGCGGAGGGCGAGGCTCCGCTGGTACTCGGTCAGCGCGAGGTCGGCGTCTCCGAGCGCGAAGTGCGCCCCGCCGAGACCACCCAGGTCGCGTGCGATGCCGGCCTCGGCGGCGTCCGCCGCGTTCCCGCCTCCTTCATCGAGCGTGAGTGCCTGCTGGTACTGCTCGATCGCCCGTTCGAAGCTCCGCTGCAGGGCGTGGAGTTGGCCGAGCGCGAACCGGGCGCTGGCCCGGTTGACCGGCAGCCGCAGGCGGTCGTACTCCGCGACGCACTTCGTCTGGTACTCGAGGGCTCTCGCCAGATCCCCCTGCAGGCGGAAGATCTCTGCGATGCCGCCCAGTGCCCTCGCAACGCCGTTCCTGTCCTTGGTGGTCTCGCTCACGGCGAGCGCGCGTCGCCAGGCGTCCGCCGCGGCGGCATACTCGCCCTGTTCCTTGTTGACCAGCGCAATCGCCTGATATACGCCCGCGGTCGTGTAGATCTGCTTGGCCCGATCCATGACCGCGAGCGCCCGCTGATAGTGCTCGAGCGCGCGGGAGAACTCGGTCTGCATGTAGAGCGCATTGCCGAGCCCTTGTAGCGCGGACGCCATGCCGGCATCGTCGTTCAGCCGCTCGAACGGGGTGAGCGCCCGTTGATACAGGTCGGCGGCGCGCACGAAGTCGCCGGCCGCGTACGCGAGGTTCGCGAGATTGGCATCGCAAGCAGCCGCATCGCCGTCGCTCCCGTCGGCGACGAAGGCCTCGCGAGCCGACGTAAACGCGCGTCCGGCTTCGTCGCGGCGACCCGACATCATCAAGATGGATCCGGAGTTCAGCTGCGTCCGGCCGAGCACGCCCTGGTTGCCGAGAGTCCTGGCCAGCCGGCCCTGCAGCCCCAGGATCTCGAGGACGTCCTCGAACTTGCCTTGACTCTGCAGCCTCCCTGCCTCCAGCCCAAGGCCTGTCAGCGTGTCGTCCGACGCCAGATCGGGTTCGCGGGCGAGGAGCGCGTCCCGCTGGTCCGCGGGAACTCCGAGCAGCCTGGCCGCGAGCTGTGGCGCGGCAGACGCTTCGTTCCAGATCTTCCAACCGTCGTCGCCCTCGAGAAACGTGAAGTCACGGATGCGGCGCTCGTGGCGGATCCGCCCCGTCTTGGCGTCGGTGACCGTCAGATCGATCACCGCCCGCGCGCGGCCGCCGCCGGGGTCCGCCGAGACGTCTCGGAGCGACAGTGTGTCGAGCGCGACGGACCGCAGATCGAATTCCAGGAGGACGATGTTTCGGCCGTAGCGAGCGGGGCCGCGCACGTGCCAGCAGGCCGCCATGGCCTCGATGTCCTTCCGGACATACGCGTCGAAGTAACGCTGGAGCAGCCCACGGAATGCTGCCTCAGGAGCCTGCGCGCCAGCGGCCGGCACGGCCAGGGCGGAGGAGGACTGGGCTGCTGTTGTGGACGGGATGGCCAGACACGCTGCCAGGAACAGGATCCATACGAGGCCAGAGCAGAGTTGATGTCGGCGCCGCACGTCGCCTCCTCGGCTGGTGAGCAGGAACGGGATCTCAGTCGTGTTAGACGCCGTCGACCGGCAAATGGCCCGGGGCAGGAGGAGAGCGGCGTGCGAAGGCAGGAGAACGGCGCAGCAACACCGCTGTCAGGACGCTGGCTGGGATGGAGTTCGCAAGCCTCGGGCTAACGCGGATTGTCGACGATCTCGTAGGCGCCGGACGCGGGCTTCATGTCGGAGTAGTGCGGGATGGTGCGGCCGTTCACGACCGCAAGGGTCTTGTAGATCGGGCGCGTGACGGGTGCGACGCCAACCGATGTTCGCGTCTTGACCTTCCGGACGTAGTCTCTCGTCTCGCGATAGGGGGGAACCGTGTTCCCGTAGCGTCCCACCGCCTCGGGGCCCGCATTGTAGGCCGCCAGCGCAAGCTCTTCGTTGTTCTCGAACCGATCGAGCAACCGACGCAGGTATGCGACACCGCCGCGGATGCTCTCTTCCGGATCGTAGGGACGGCGAACGCCGAGCAGTGCGGCCGTGGACGGCATCAACTGCATGAGGCCCATCGCGCCCTTCGGGGACCGGGCGCGCGGATTGTAGCCCGATTCGACTTGGGCAACCGCCCGAACGAGGTCCGGTCGGACCCGTTGGGCGCGTGCGTGCTCGACGATGAGCGAGTCGTAGGCGTCGCGGTTGACCGTCGAGGCCGGTCTCGTGACGCGGAGATCGGGGCTGGCGTGCGGGACCTCGAACGTCCGGACCGAGGTGGAGGCGTCCGCAGGCGCGTGATCGGACAGCACGAGGGTGCCGTTCGCGTTCCGCCACGTGTAGATCTGCGCGCTTGCCACCGAAGCGGTCGCCAGAGTCATCACGAGCAGGACGAACGTCCGCAGCAAGTACACCTCGGATCGTATTATCGGCAGATTGGAGAATTTCTGTACCCCCCCTCGAGAAGGAGCCAGCGGTAAGGGGTTGGGCGCGGCATGGCGCGCCCTGATCCGGAATCGAGAATTGAGAAGCGAACGCCGGGAGACCAGAGCCTACTTCTGCGACAGCATCAGGATGATGAGCGCGACGATGACGGCCAGGGCGACAGCCGCGACAATCTTCCAGCCGCTCTTCGGGTAGCGGCCGGCAATCGCTCCCGTGTAGCCGTTGGCGACGACCTGGTACGCCTTCCGACCGTACGTGTAGGTGAGCAGCCAGATCGGCACGAGGATGTGCTTGAACGTCAGTCCTGAGTACTCCGGCTCAATCTGCAGGTTCCTCTGCGTGTCGCCCGGCACCTCGCGTGAGCACAACTGCATCAGTTCGGCGCGCATCTGCTCGCGCGAGGCGTTGGCCGCGTCCAGCAGCACGACCTGGTAGTGTTCGACGACGTAGCCGGACAGGTAGGCCGTGTCGTACGCGACGAGTTCCGTGGTTGGGAACGGTTCCACGCCCCTCAACAGCGACGAATCGACCCCCCGACTTCCTGGCACCAGCTCATCGTCGAACACGTGGGAAATCTCGCCGCTTGCCGATTCCCACCTCACGCGCTGCACCTGCCGTGTCTGGGTGCGGCCGTCCGAGTCTCGGTATTCCTCCGTGACGTAGTAGTAGTAGCCGGCTTCCGCCGTCCACGGGCAGCGCGCCTGCGCGTCGAACGTCCAGTAGGGAATGTAGAGGCCCTTGATTTGGTCGACGAGCGCGCTACCTTTGAGCGCGCCTGGCGCGAACCAGCGGCTGCCGTACCACTGCCGCATACTGTCACGGACTTGTGTCTGCGACACCTTGAACGGCAGCAGGCTCTGCGGACGGATCGGGGACTTGATCTCCTGGTAGTCCACGAGCGCCGGCGAGCCGCAGAACTCGCAGTTCTGGCCGACGCGGGCGGGGTCGTAGACCATCACCGCCTTGCAACTCTGGCACTGCACGGTGCGGCGTTCGAGTTGCCAGCCGCGCTCGTCCTCCGGCATCGCCCGAAGCGCCGAGACCAGGTCGAGTTCCTGGATCGCGCCCGTGTTCTGATCGATCTTGTACGGCGACTCGGTGCCGCAGAACGGGCACACGAGCCGCTGTTTCGCCGCATTCCACTCGGCCTGCGCCCCGCAGGCCGGACATGCATGCTTCTCGAGCGCGATGATTTCGGGCATAGAAGTCACACGGGGCACGACGTGTTGTGCCCCGCCTGCGCAACGTGCTCATCGATCCACGGCCAGGAGCCGCGCCCTACTGGGCCAGATACGCGTCGAGCGCGGCCTTCGTGATGCGGAAGCTGCTGCCGATCTTCTTGGCCTTCAATTCACCCGACTCGATGATGGCCATGACGTCGGCCTCGGGAACACCGAGGCGCTTGGCAACGTCTGGCGGCGCGAGCAGTTCGGCGGCCGGAGCCGCGGCCGGCGCCGTCGCGGCCTGGGCGGCGCCCTGTGCGGCGGCCTGGCCCCCCGGCGCGGGGCTCATCCCCTGTTGCATCATCTGCTGTGCGATGCCGAAGCCAACCGCCAGCTCTGCCGCCATCCCGCCGCCACCGGCCGTCCCCGATTCCATCCCCTTGCCCATCTGGTACTTCACGAAATCGTTCAGGTTCCCGATCGCTGCCATGCTGGATCGCTTGTCGATCGCCTGTTCGACTTCCGGAGGGACGGACACGTTCTCGACGACGAAGCTGGTGATTTCCAGGCCGTACTTCTCACCGACGATCGGGTTGATCAGCGGGAGCAGTGCTTCGCCCAGCTCGCTGTACCGGGTAGCCACGTCGAGCGCCGGCACGTGCGAGGTGGCGAGCGCCTCGCTGAAGACGCTGACGAGTCGAGACCGCATCGTATCGGCGAACTCGTCGAGCCGGAAGTGCTGATCCGATCCGGCGACTTCCTTGAGGAACAGCTTGGGTTCGACGATCTTG includes:
- a CDS encoding tetratricopeptide repeat protein; the protein is MRRRHQLCSGLVWILFLAACLAIPSTTAAQSSSALAVPAAGAQAPEAAFRGLLQRYFDAYVRKDIEAMAACWHVRGPARYGRNIVLLEFDLRSVALDTLSLRDVSADPGGGRARAVIDLTVTDAKTGRIRHERRIRDFTFLEGDDGWKIWNEASAAPQLAARLLGVPADQRDALLAREPDLASDDTLTGLGLEAGRLQSQGKFEDVLEILGLQGRLARTLGNQGVLGRTQLNSGSILMMSGRRDEAGRAFTSAREAFVADGSDGDAAACDANLANLAYAAGDFVRAADLYQRALTPFERLNDDAGMASALQGLGNALYMQTEFSRALEHYQRALAVMDRAKQIYTTAGVYQAIALVNKEQGEYAAAADAWRRALAVSETTKDRNGVARALGGIAEIFRLQGDLARALEYQTKCVAEYDRLRLPVNRASARFALGQLHALQRSFERAIEQYQQALTLDEGGGNAADAAEAGIARDLGGLGGAHFALGDADLALTEYQRSLALRERLKDDPGVMWTLIHIGVLHASRGRYDEAIAANERSLTISEASKEQSAIATALALRANASLQQGHAEDAVAAATRATEVATSIEHFDTVAYAKTVIGKAHQKAGRNDQALAALEESVAALAKVPLGPAAETFFDNRRAPYLALVDLLVGSGRTEEAFVWAERGRQRALADQLGEGGMVVSKGLTPAERDEERRLMREARTVGVKIRRERGRAHPDTDRVRTLAGQLSTLEREREKLRQTLYDSHRALRGQRAQNDAIGVSGVAPLLRLPSTVILAFAVSDARTWVFAVGRATASAPPSLLQVATIEVRADQLAQQVRKFRDAIANQGDGVDALSQDLHSLLLAPVQAAIEGRKRIIIIPDAFLWLLPFEALVTPSGHYLIEGAAISYAPSLTSLVTVAGSTPDPRAPTSLVAFADPLLGPAATSRLALLRPTAASKSPASAEREVRRASLLFAQVRRKMFFRGDARWSQVARGVATGSVLHVAVPGFLSEAAPLYSLLAMAPDGDTDGADGLTEIASFMDCELPATVAVLTRVEAGLGPNGGGDALTTLFWSLFVAGTPQVAINRWLPPATGFPVIAAFYRSFLTPSRTARPAPPEVAFSLQRAMKSTLAQPATRHPYHWAGFMVIGGR
- a CDS encoding lytic transglycosylase domain-containing protein, giving the protein MLRTFVLLVMTLATASVASAQIYTWRNANGTLVLSDHAPADASTSVRTFEVPHASPDLRVTRPASTVNRDAYDSLIVEHARAQRVRPDLVRAVAQVESGYNPRARSPKGAMGLMQLMPSTAALLGVRRPYDPEESIRGGVAYLRRLLDRFENNEELALAAYNAGPEAVGRYGNTVPPYRETRDYVRKVKTRTSVGVAPVTRPIYKTLAVVNGRTIPHYSDMKPASGAYEIVDNPR
- a CDS encoding SPFH and helix-turn-helix domain-containing protein, which codes for MGVFDFIKGELIDVIEWTDDSRDTLSYRYPDEDKAIKNGAQLIVRESQLVQFLYLGQFGDTFAPGKHTLTTDNIPVLTKLASWKYGFNSPFKADVYFLATRLFTGNKWGTANPIMVRDQDFGVVRMRAFGIYDFKIVEPKLFLKEVAGSDQHFRLDEFADTMRSRLVSVFSEALATSHVPALDVATRYSELGEALLPLINPIVGEKYGLEITSFVVENVSVPPEVEQAIDKRSSMAAIGNLNDFVKYQMGKGMESGTAGGGGMAAELAVGFGIAQQMMQQGMSPAPGGQAAAQGAAQAATAPAAAPAAELLAPPDVAKRLGVPEADVMAIIESGELKAKKIGSSFRITKAALDAYLAQ